Proteins from one Gossypium raimondii isolate GPD5lz chromosome 8, ASM2569854v1, whole genome shotgun sequence genomic window:
- the LOC105790091 gene encoding transcription initiation factor TFIID subunit 7, translated as MDEQFILRVPPSVAERINRLLSENASSSEDKSLDLEFSEDGRTGTFVIGNDRFPASVLDLPCVVESYKTYDDSALVKTADVGQMILVRESGEASPDVVEYRHGLTPPMRDARKRRFRREPDLNPELVQRVEKDLVNIMSGGTVENLDADVNGQGDENARNANKKAPPAAAAKPEVPDTGDNAGEPDGSDSDDSDDSM; from the exons ATGGATGAGCAATTCATTCTTAGAGTTCCACCTTCTGTCGCTGAACGCATAAATCGTCTTTTAAGTGAAAACGCTTCATCTTCCGAGGACAAATCACTGGATTTGGAATTTTCTG AGGATGGACGGACCGGCACATTTGTCATTGGCAATGATCGTTTCCCTGCATCTGTCCTTGATCTACCTTGTGTTGTTGAGTCATACAAAACTTACGATGATAGTGCATTGGTTAAAACAGCTGATGTCGGTCAA ATGATTTTGGTCAGAGAGTCTGGAGAAGCTTCTCCAGATGTGGTGGAATACAGACATGGTCTAACTCCTCCAATGAGGGATGCTCGGAAGCGAAGATTTCGAAGGGAGCCAGATCTAAAT CCAGAGCTTGTACAACGTGTTGAAAAAGATTTGGTGAACATCATGTCTGGAGGAACAGTTGAAAATCTCGAT GCTGATGTCAATGGACAAGGTGATGAGAACGCTCGAAATGCGAATAAGAAAGCTCCGCCTGCAGCTGCTGCAAAGCCTGAAGTTCCCGATACAGGAGACAATGCCGGGGAACCTGATGGATCAGATTCTGATGACTCTGATGATTCAATGTGA
- the LOC105790093 gene encoding uncharacterized protein LOC105790093: MAMESVSVTHTISATNQKNPFRITPIIHSRRLFHLQAAARFRFGFISSYKKSDFQDFQGFAKPSRLFPSTEPKTFTGALKENIFPSTGLDGARTLFKVRLQTSNMYGSSLSNINAGILLCLIDEKGDSILKRIPAYLLSEHSTELENTVVPETLHFQRGSVDEFVFEGSELGKVQALWIGIESGQWRLGGVSLVILNPSRSSSGGNFEHIGAKYDFEVDDMLLGEGGDESMVELRPCLVSKLSENEDFSQLTSPLSDKASKEQSMKEYADLKFSLLLYDAVLILSGTSLASFSIGESSAFAFLLGGIIGFLYLLLLQRSVDGLPASELISNNPKDETVRFKGPVSSLALAIAVSSLVIKYSIGEGPFVLTPKELLVGMMGFLACKLAVILAAFKPLRVSIEKRK, from the exons ATGGCCATGGAGTCGGTTTCCGTAACTCACACAATCTCTGCAACGAATCAAAAGAATCCTTTTAGAATTACACCAATAATTCATTCAAGAAGATTGTTTCACTTGCAAGCTGCTGCTCGTTTTCGCTTTGGGTTCATCTCTTCCTACAAGAAATCTGATTTTCAAG ATTTTCAGGGTTTTGCAAAACCTTCACGGCTTTTTCCGTCCACGGAACCGAAAACCTTTACCGGAGCCTTGAAAGAAAATATCTTTCCATCAACCGGCTTGGATGGAGCTCGGACTTTGTTCAAAGTTAGGTTGCAAACGAGTAACATGTACGGCTCGAGTTTGAGTAATATAAATGCCGGAATACTCTTGTGTTTGATTGATGAGAAAGGAGACTCAATATTAAAGAGAATACCGGCATATTTGTTAAGTGAACATTCTACGGAATTGGAGAACACGGTGGTGCCTGAGACTCTCCATTTCCAAAGAGGTTCCGTTGATGAATTTGTCTTCGAGGGGTCGGAATTGGGGAAAGTTCAAGCTCTTTGGATCGGTATTGAATCAG GTCAATGGAGATTAGGAGGTGTCAGCCTGGTCATCCTTAATCCATCTCGATCTTCCTCAGGGGGAAACTTTGAACATATTGGTGCTAAATACGACTTTGAAGTTGACGATATGTTGCTCGGAGAGGGTGGTGACGAGTCCATGGTAGAACTAAGACCTTGTCTCGTTTCCAAGTTATCAGAAAACGAGGACTTTTCTCAACTAACTTCACCCTTGAGTGACAAGGCATCTAAAGAACAAAGTATGAAGGAATATGCAGATTTGAAGTTCTCTTTGTTACTTTATGATGCCGTTCTTATACTTTCCGGTACATCATTGGCATCTTTCTCGATCGGGGAAAGTTCTGCTTTTGCATTCTTACTTGGTGGGATCATCGGTTTTCTATATTTGTTGCTATTACAACGGTCCGTTGACGGTTTACCAGCTTCGGAATTAATATCCAACAACCCAAAAGATGAAACGGTTCGGTTTAAGGGTCCGGTATCAAGTCTTGCACTGGCTATAGCAGTTTCTTCATTAGTAATCAAATACAGCATAGGAGAAGGTCCATTTGTGTTGACTCCAAAAGAACTTTTGGTCGGAATGATGGGATTTCTTGCATGTAAACTGGCTGTCATTTTGGCTGCATTTAAGCCCTTGCGTGTGAGtattgaaaagagaaaatga
- the LOC105790094 gene encoding serine/threonine-protein phosphatase PP2A-2 catalytic subunit has protein sequence MTSSVDSNSHGNLDEQISQLMQCKPLAEQEVRVLCDKAKEILMDESNVQPVKSPVTICGDIHGQFHDLAELFRIGGKCPDTNYLFMGDYVDRGYYSVETVTLLVALKVRYPQRITILRGNHESRQITQVYGFYDECLRKYGSANVWKIFTDLFDYFPLTALVESEIFCLHGGLSPSIETLDNIRNFDRVQEVPHEGPMCDLLWSDPDDRCGWGISPRGAGYTFGQDISEQFNHTNSLKLIARAHQLVMEGYNWGHEQKVVTIFSAPNYCYRCGNMASILEVDDCQGHTFIQFEPAPRRGEPDVTRRTPDYFL, from the exons GTTAGGGTATTATGTGATAAGGCTAAGGAGATACTGATGGATGAAAGCAATGTTCAG CCTGTGAAAAGTCCTGTTACAATATGTGGTGATATTCATGGGCAATTTCATGATCTTGCAGAGCTTTTTCGAATTGGGGGGAAG TGTCCAGATACAAATTACTTGTTCATGGGAGATTATGTTGATCGTGGTTACTATTCAGTTGAAACTGTAACA CTCTTGGTAGCTCTCAAAGTGCGTTACCCCCAACGGATAACTATTCTGAGGGGAAATCATGAGAGCCGTCAG ATTACTCAAGTGTATGGGTTTTATGATGAGTGCCTAAGGAA GTACGGCAGTGCCAACGTTTGGAagatcttcactgatctgtttGATTATTTTCCACTAACAGCATTG GTTGAATCTGAAATTTTCTGTCTCCATGGTGGGTTATCTCCATCCATTGAAACCCTGGATAACATACGAAACTTTGACCGTGTTCAAGAAGTTCCTCATGAGGGTCCTATGTGTGATCTTTTGTGGTCCGACCCTGATGATCGGTGCGGATGGGGCATTTCACCTAGGGGTGCCGGATATACCTTTGGCCaa GACATATCCGAGCAATTTAACCATACAAACAGTTTGAAGCTGATTGCTAGGGCTCATCAGCTGGTCATGGAAGGATACAATTGGGGTCAT GAACAAAAGGTCGTTACTATATTTAGTGCGCCAAATTATTGCTATCGATGTGGAAACATGGCCTCCATCTTGGAAGTAGATGATTGCCAGGGTCATACATTCATTCAG TTTGAGCCGGCTCCAAGGAGAGGAGAGCCAGATGTGACCCGGAGGACACCCGACTACTTCCTATAA